AAGGCTGCTTAATTGACCTTGAACTTTTAGCTGATGCAGTCTTTTCTGTTTCACATACAAAAGTTGCAGATTGAGTAACATCAAGCAAACGTTGGATGACTTCACATTGAGTCATGTCCAAATTAGCTTGTGAGCGTTGGAGTTCCAATCGAAGCTTTTCATTCTCTTTTCTAAGTGCTTCATCAAAGGAATACTTTGGGTATGAACAAGAAAGAGTCTTCTTTAGAATCACAGTATCAGTTTCACAGGGTTCAGGTTTCATAATCACTTGCTGCACCTTTTGATCCTCTTCATCTAAAGTATACTCGCGTTGATCCATTTCAATGTATTCGAGTTTTTCCTGTCATGACATAATCAATAAATTAGCTTGGCATTACCATTTTTAGCAGCAGTCTGATCTATAGATGAATCAGATTATATGTAACATTCGGCAACACAATGAGTGAATGATATTGCTCATGAAGTTGTGAGAAGAAGAAAATGTCAAAATCACCATTGAAGCCAAAAGGTGGTCACCAGTCACCCCATCATAGAGGCACTTTTTCTGCTACCACAGACTAGCGAACCACAGCACATATAACAGCTTCACTAGTCAACGCATCTTTTACAGCAGCATAACGTCAGGTCTTATATACTTCATAGAAGAATTCTAGATGCTGGCCAAATCAAATTGTAAAGGCTCCTAATATACCAAGCTAGTAGTTATACTGTTCTTTGGTAGACTAAAAATTTCATTACTGTTAATTTAGATAGCTCGCTTTCTAGCTCTCATTTtgtatattaaacatgcaagAAAGCCAGCAGATGAAGTTTTCAGATCATTAACAAAACCACTGTTCGAAATAAATACTCTGTAGTGGAGTACAGAGCACACTGACTATGATAAACTCCTCCTAACTCCTAACAGGAGTTATGCAAGAACCTTGAGATCAAGCCTTTCTAGATATTGTTCCAACTTCTGAGGGGATCAAAAACATATTCGATATTCATACTTGGCGTATAAGATTGGACAAAAGTTCAATGTAAACAATTAggaattaaatattttatcagTATCACCCGCCGCAATAGACATGCAAGAGGCAACTTCATACCAAATTAATCATATAggtgacaagtcaacaacaactCAAGATTGAGACACAAAAGCAAACATAACATACCAAATTATGAAGTAAGCAAACCCCTAAATCCTCTATAATGACACTCCAACCACATAAACATCCATATTATCCCCAAAAAGAACAACCTATCAAAATCAAAACTGCTTTATGTGGAAATTGACACAGCATTAATCAATTTATCAGCATCACTCCAACAATTTCCTTTCAATTTAACACAACAATAAACTATACTACCATATTTTgtgttgtttcacatgcaaacATCTTCACAAATAATCAACAAAAACTTCATAACCAAAAGATTGAAAATGACATAAGAATGTTTACCCTAACTCTGGCATTATCGACGAGAGTGATGAGGGGGACGAGCTTCAAGTAACGATCGATCTCGTTCTGGGCTTTCCTAAACTGATAGACAATATTCCACCCCATAGCAAGCAAGTAAAGATAACTTCTATCCTGACAACTATGGACCAAAATGTAAGACCTCCTAAGTGCATCCTCAAGCTGCTCAAGCGGCTCTCGGGTTTCTGGGTACCTCTTGAGCTCCGAGATCTTGAGCTGCTCCAGCAAGTTTCCGATCAACTTCAAGTGATTGGCAAATTGCCGACAGTTTTTCCGGTGCATTCGGGCGGTATTCGCCGCCTTCACTATCAACCCAATTAACTTCACCGCATCAAGCCCGGTGAGCTGAGCTATTGTTGCTACTTCCCCTAACCCCGCGTTATCCATCTCTAATCTAACTCTTTAACACTTCCTCCTCTTTCTTCAATCAACAAATAAATTTAAACTCCGGAAACAACAATCTCAATCAAAATCAACAACCCCATTTCCGAAATGATAGACGAAACATACTCAAATCTTCAGGGGAAACAAACTCCAACTAAATTATGCCCCAAAATTAGGCAAAATTAAGTGGGGTTTCCCAAATTGATCTTAAGTTTACACATGCATTTAATTCAAAGGATAGATCTTAAGCTGCAGATTGACACACTTGGTCACTGGAGCTCAGTTCAGCAGCAAATTAATTACCTGAAATAGAAATTAAATCGTCAAAGATTGTAATTTACGTCGTTTAATCGTTTTATTAATGCAAGAACAGAAATATTTTGGGGAAGTAGAAAAAAGCGAAGTCAAAGAAGAAAAGGGAAAAGACTCCATTGTCTGCTTGAAAATCTTCAACAAGAAATCAGAAACAAAAATCACAAaaattaagagagagaaaaggtaGAAGAAAACCCACCATTAATACTATCTTACATTATCAAAAAAGGAATCAAGTATGAATTCCATGAAAATGTTTGACAGGAAATTAATTTGCACCGATAAAAACTGTCACAATATATAAATGTAGAAATCAATTGAACCCCAGAAAAATCCACAAGTATGGTTCTGCACCGCTGTCAAAAAACATTCGGACTAATAAAGATAAATTAAAGTAGTATTTAACTGAGTAACCCTCTGTATTAGTTTCTTAAAAAATTACTAATTGCAGTactatataattaaataaatcgaAATGGCATTGAAGTCTGTGAGTGGAAAGACGTGAAAAGTTTGGTCATAGAATTTAGAGAGATTTTGATTTCGGAGGGAGAGAAGACGAAGAAGAAGTTACCGGTTGTCGTGCGGATTTAGTGGGGCGTGAAATTCTTCACATTTGGGTTTTTGATTTCATGTGAATTCTTCTTCTTTTGCTGCTTTTTTTTCTGCAGATTTTGCAGAGTTTGATTTTGTTGGGTTTGGAATTTGGAGGTAGTGTACTGCTCCACTAGTGGGGTGTTGTGTTGTGGTGTTGTTGATGGGGTGTCTATGTTGTACATTGATGGATTTTATTTGGTGGAGCGCTAAAAGCCGCCCacattactcaaaaccgcctCACTATTTTACTTTAATATCCTTATAAATTAATTACCCCATCTATTTTGAAGAGATAAAGTATCTTCATCCAAACCACCACCATACacccataaaaaaaattatttaaaccaagcaattttatttgtcaataagtacattaatcaataaattaaaaaatactaatttaattttgattccacaaacttatgcattttaagtttacaccatggtagagacttatgcattttaagctcacaccatggcatagacttatgcattttaagctcacaccatggcatagacttatgcattttaagctcctgtcatggtacgagcttaaaattcataagtctgtaccatggtacaagcttaagatGCATAAGTCTCTTAATCTTTTCTCCGAAAcaaattacatcaaattcaacaacaaatcaaaacattaaatagtatagacttatgagttttgagCTCCGACCATGGTATACACTTATAAAGTttaagctccttccatggtacgagcttaaactacataagtctataccatggattggtcggagctcaaaactcataagtctgtaccatggtacaggcttaaacttcataagtctgtaccatggtacaaactagaaatgcataagtttctgaATATTTTTTTCCGAAAAAAAGTCCTCTTGTGAATTTGATGTTTCACCGGTAGTCTCGGCCATGTAAAAATTATTTCACATTATGTTTAGGGTGGGCGGTAAAAAGGGAAAAGGTAAAGGATAATGGTAAATGCTAAAATGAGGGGGTAAATAAAGGGGGTATATGGGTAAAATATtagggcggttttgagtaatatggggcggtaaatagtaagcccAGTGAAGTTTTCAGGAGCTATGATAActgttttgtgttttcttttgtttttaacTAACTTTACCTAATACGGAGTTATGTAGTACATGGTGTGATCTGTAAttaactttatggttttttactTGGTATTGAGATTAATAAAAATGATTGATTTTTCACTCTATAACTTATTG
This genomic stretch from Spinacia oleracea cultivar Varoflay chromosome 3, BTI_SOV_V1, whole genome shotgun sequence harbors:
- the LOC110802601 gene encoding protein MID1-COMPLEMENTING ACTIVITY 1; its protein translation is MDNAGLGEVATIAQLTGLDAVKLIGLIVKAANTARMHRKNCRQFANHLKLIGNLLEQLKISELKRYPETREPLEQLEDALRRSYILVHSCQDRSYLYLLAMGWNIVYQFRKAQNEIDRYLKLVPLITLVDNARVREKLEYIEMDQREYTLDEEDQKVQQVIMKPEPCETDTVILKKTLSCSYPKYSFDEALRKENEKLRLELQRSQANLDMTQCEVIQRLLDVTQSATFVCETEKTASAKSSRSIKQPYTEEKYSFDDNSPKKSVTSRTASTMSSQRDLLSNRGSFRHEEWHNDLLDCCSEPCLCLKTFFYPCGTFAKISTVANSKYMSSGAACNDLVAYSLILSCCCYTCCVRGKLRKMLNINGGAFDDFLSHFMCCCCALVQEWREVEMRGVYGHEKTKTSPPTSQFMES